TGTGAAACGTTCTATGAAATTTCGTTTGGGCTTTTTAGCCCTTGCTATTATCAGTTATGTCATCGGTTTTCAGGTGTTACCAGAGCAACTTAATAGTGCTTATGAGATGACAATTGTCGGTGGAATGTCTGCACTGTATTTCTTGGTTTTACCGATCTTGTATTGGATAGCGATTATCAATATTGGTCAGCAAAAAACATGGAAAATATTGATGATTCTAAGTTTGAGTGCGTTGATGGCTCGTTTGAGTTTTCCGCCAGAAATTGCCAGCTATTTTGAATTTATGATGTGGATTAAATATCCGGTTATAGTGATTATCATTCTACTGGAAATGTATTTGCTCATCAGTGTGGTGAAAGGGTTATGGCATGCGAGAAAACTCAAAGGCGATCCGAGAATAAAAGCACTGAACATGAATAAGGATGAGAAAAGCCAAATGGTGGGCATGATAATGGCGGGTGAAGCGGCTAATTGGTTTTACAGTATCCCTAAATTTAGTGCTAACCACCCCAAAGCAATAGCCAATATTAGGTTAATTAGCGCCAATATGTGGTTCATGTGGTTAATGATTTCATTATGTTTTTTAGGCTCTACTATCGCGTATTTATTATTGGTGGATTGGAGTGAAATTGCTGCGGTATTAGTGTCAGCGATTGTGGGCTATGGCTTTTTGAGTTTTATTGCCAACTACAGATTATCTCGTCATTACTCACTGTATATGCACGATGAAAAATTGGTGGTTAACAATAGTATGTGGGGCTTACTCATGGTTGATATCAACGATATTAAATCAGTGACTATCGCTGAAACGGCTAAAAGTACTGCTGAAGAAATCTTATTTGTTGGTCGCGGTGATACTGCCAATGTGATTGTCGACTTTAAGCAAACTCAGCGATATTTTGGCGCCATGGGACAAATGCCTGAGCCAATTGAACAATTGCTATTAGTGCTTGATAAACCACAGCTGCTCAAGTTAGTTATCGAAGACTGCCAACAACAAGCAGAGGCTTAGCGGTAACTACATCTTCATTTTCAACATACAAAAATGCGCCCAACCTAAGGTTGAGCGCATTTTATTATGTTAAGTAGTTACGCGAATGGTATTTAGTTCGTCACTAACTTCTCTAAGTCAGCAGGGCGGTAATAAACGGATTTTAATACCTTACCTTGGCGAACGACTTTACCCGCCATTTCTACGTCTTTTGCGCACTTGGCAATGATAAACTCGCCTTTGGTGCTGCCAACAATTTCAACGCCTTGCTTGGCATAATGCGCGACTGTTTCGGCTAATTCTTGCTCATTACGGCACACTTTACTCATGTTGCTTGAGTGGACTTCATCCCAACACTCAATAAAGTTAATCTCACGATTGTTAGCCACACATAAAAGCAAATCAACTAAGTAGCTAATTTCTATGCGGTCAGTGATTTTGCTAGCGCCTAAATGTACTAAACGCCCCATGAGCACATAAACCGAGTCAATGATGGCGTCAGCTTGCTCAACACGGCAATCAGCTTCAGCTAGTTCTGTTAACTCTTCAATGATGAGTGAGGTATGAAGGGTATCCGCTTTATGATCTAGGCTTGTCGCATCTTCGATAGGTAAATCAAAAGTGCTGCGGAATTGTGTGATATCTCGGTATAGGTGGTCAAATGTTGCTTGGTCTAAAACAGATAACTTCATGGTTCAATAAGCCTAGAAAATAGAAATAGGCGATTATGGTAATGAATTACATTAAGTTCTACAAGACAGACGGCGGCGCTATCAAATGATATCGCCGCCGTGATAAATAAAAAAAACCGCTCGGTTAACAGGGATTGAGCGGAGGTTGAAAATTAACCTTTTATGATGATGAAACTGTTTAACTGATGCCGTTATTTATGAGCATATTTAGCAATAAGATCGTCTATAAATGGCTGAACGCCGTCATCTGTCCAATCAATGTAACCACGAACAAAGCCAACGAGATTGCCTTGTCCATCTAAGATGAAGCTAGCCGGTATTAAGTCAGCAGGCATGATGTAATCAATGTTCTTTTCAGGGTCTATCCAAGTGGCGTAATCTTCAAAACCGTGTTCTGCAAAAAAGGGAGCGATATTGCTTGGGTCTTCATCAATGGAAATAGGCACAAGAGCGAAATCTTTATCTTGATTGCGCACTTTAATATCTTGCATTGCAGGGATCTCTTTAATGCAGGGAGCACACCAAGTTGCCCATAGATTGACCATGACCAATTTCCCTTGGTATTGTTCTAAATTTACCGGGTTTTGCTGCTGATCTTTAAAATCAATGTCTTTAATTTTTCTAGCATTTTTAAGTTCAACAAAACGAGACATCACCATTGGTTTTTGCACTGGTTCGCCAGTTTGGTAAACCTTGACATCATTTGGCGCTGCTGCGGTATTTAAGTGAAGACTGCCTGTGAGTAATAGCATGGTGAGTGGTAGTAATTTATTCATAATAATTCTCATAAGATGTGGTTTCAGTCGTGGCTTGTTGTTTTCTGATCCAAGCGATGCCTCCAATGGCAGCAAGTAGAATTAATCCAAATGGAATAACCCATAACGCTAACGTGCCTAATTTAAGGCTTGGGGTGTAGCGGATCCGTTCGCCAAATCGCGCAACCATAAAATCAATGATTTGTTGTTTAGATTGACCTTCGTCGAGCTTTTTAAAAATATGTCCCTTGAGCTCATTAGCTATTTGGGTTTCTGAATCAAATAAATTGCGATTGTCTGAAGAAGGACAGCGCAGCTCTTGAGCGATTTCAAAACCAAGCTGGCGCTTCTCATCGGCAGAGTATTGAGCACGTGAAAATTGTTTGTTGTCCGTATTGGCATCGGCAGTCAACGCGAAACAAATAAGCCAGACAGCTAAAAGCAAAGTTAATACTGGACTAGTTAATATATTGAAGACGCGTTCTAATTGATTCATGAGGTGGCCTCCCGCAGTTTCTTGGAGCTGTGGCTATTTACATGTGAAGTCGTGCTTTGTTGAACGCTTTGTTCTCTGCACCCAAGAACAACACCACATCCAGCTAGCATCATTAATAAAGCGCCTATCCACAGCCAACTAACCATAGGTTTATAACTAATGCGGATGAGGTATTCTGTCTCATTAAGTTGATTTCCCATTGAGACGTATAAGTCTTTCCCTATAGTGGAGTACACTCCTGCCGCTGACATTTGCATACCGTTGGTTTTGAATGTTTGGCGTTGTGGGTATGCGTAACCAACAATATTTTCTTCATCATCTGTAATGCGAATATTGGCTTGCAGTGCATCATAGCTGTTGGTCGATACTTGTTGGGTTTGTTCGAATACGAAAGTGTATCCGGCAAGCTCACGTCCTTGGTTTGGCCCCATGCTTAGCACTTCTTCTTGCTCGAGGTTTGATACCACAGTACCAGCAAAAATAGCGACTGCGACGCCCAAATGAGCAACGCACATAGCATAAAAACGGCGAGTTTGTATTAAAGAGCTGGCATGCAATTGATGTTGGATCATGGCAATGATTAAGGTGAGTACCAACCAAGTCACCGACATTAGTCCAATAAAGAACCAAGCATTAGCTTGTTCAAACGATTGGTTGATGATGGCTGCTAATACAACTGAAATGACAAATAATAATGCCGGCACTTTCAAGTTACTCGTTTTATCTAGTTGCCAGCGTAGTAACGGTGCTAGCCCCATAAGCAAACTAAGTATGACTAAAATGGGCACAAAGATACTGTTGAAGTAAGGTGCACCAACCGAGATGGTGACACCTGTGATGACGCGATAAATGATTGGATAGTAGCTACCTAAAAGTACAGATAAAGCCGCTACGACTAACAGTAAGTTACCCATCAATATCAGGCTATTGCGAGAAAGTAAGGCAAATTTATCAGTGGTCTTAATGTGATGGGAACGCGCAGCAAATAACGCTAGAGCACTGCCTGAAAACACCAGTAGTAATAGTAGAATAGACATGCCTCGAGTAGGGTCAGCAGCGAATGCATGTACTGATTGCACGACGCCTGAACGAACAATAAAGGTGCCTAGCAAACTTAATGAAAAAGCAAGAATGGCTAAGAAAAGAGTCAGTTTTTTACATTGGCTTAGGCGTTCGCTCATAATCACAGAATGAACGAGTGCTGTAGCAACTAACCATGGAATAAATGATGCGTTTTCTACAGGGTCCCAAAACCACCATCCTCCCCAGCCTAGTTCGTTATATGCCCACCATGAACCGAATGCATTTCCACCTGTTAAGAATACCCATGCCAATATCGCCCAAGGGCGCAAGTAACGGGCGTGTTGTTTTGAAAACTGTTTGCCCATGAGTACTGCCACAGCTGCGGCGAAGCATACTGTGAGCCCGACATAACCTAAAAACAGTAAAGGTGGATGAATGATTAAGCCGATATTTTGCAAAATAGGGTTAAGGTCGCGACCTTCTATTGGGAAATTCGGCAATAAACGCATAAACGGGTTAGAAGTGAAAATGATAAACAAGCTAAAACCAAAAATAATGGCAGCTAAAACTGAAACCGTACGAATAAAGAACTGATGATCTTCTTTATTAGCAGTATTTGCTATGACTACTGTCCATAGAGCAATTGCACTGACCCAAAACAGCATAGAGCCTTCATGGCTGCCCCATATCGCCGCAATTTTATAAAAAGGCGCTAGTTGTGTATTTGAATGGTCAGCAACATAAGCGACAGAGAAATCGTTGGTTAAAAAACTAATACCTAGGCATATTATTGCGCCCATAAAAGCCGATAACATCATATTACTGATAGGGCGTGAATAACTCACCAAATAATCATTTCTCTTATATATCCCCATCATAGGAATAATAGCTAACAATAATGATAACCCAGTGGCTATTATTAAGAGTAAATGTCCAATTTCTGGGATCATATTATTACCTATTCAATTAAAACCTGATTAATAGTTTATTTTTAACTTGTTCAATATTTATTTTAACAAGTCTAATCCAATATTAATTAATGTTAGTCTTCTTGTTGTTTGCTTAATATTTGTCTTTAAATAAAAGCTAAGGTGGAGGTTATCTTTCTTGTATGAATTTTTCTGTGAGGTTGATCTTATTAATTTTGCTGATTTTAATGTTGAATTGTTTTTATTTTATAAAATTTGAATTTATTATTTTTTATAGATAAAAAAATCGCCTTTTTATATAAAAAATTAAATAAAAATTGAAATAAGTTACTGTTTAAAAAGGTTAATGTTGGTTTTATTTTTTGTTAGCTCTAAGGCGTTTTATGCTGTGATCTAGCTCAATAATTTCCATGTTTTTATCCTTAAACTAGGTCTTGCTCAAATTAATTATATCGTTCGCTGAACTGCCAGGTTCGACGGCAAAAATATAAAGTAATGATGATTAGGAGTGGGACAATGAAACAGGCTAAATACAAGATAGCTGCACTGAGTGTGCTAGTTTGTCTTGGCATTGTTGGCAATGCGAATGCCGCTGGTAAATATGATAGCGTACCAGCGATGGGGAAGACGGCTCAAAAAGTTATTGCTAATTCAAATGGCGATGAAGAATCTAAAGGTGTTAAAACGCTTCAAGATTATATTGTTCAAGAAAAAGAACTTTTTGATTATTTATTCCAAAACCACCCTTTATTTAAATATCACGAAGAAGGTAACTTAGTGGGTGATTACCACATCAGTGACCGTGGTGAAGAATATTTAGATACCGGTAATAGCCAAAAATACAGTAAACGTGTTGGACGCCCAAGCGCGGTTCAATATCGTCTTGGTGCGAAATCAATTCTTGATTATCCAAACAAGTTTGTCGGACCTGAAAAATGTGGTGAGTGTCACGCGGTGCAATATGAAGCTTGGAGCCGCTCTCGTCACGCTAAAACTATTCGTTTCCCTGGGGAGCACGAAGAAGTTGATAACGATTTAAACAAAACCATGTACAACACTAAAGATACTTCTATCTTAGCGGATGGTATTACCCCTGATGCGATTTATGCAACTGTTGGTACGCCTCGTACAAAATATGGTTTCATTGATGCGTGGATGGTACGTGGTACATATCATATCCGCGATGGTTTACTAAAAGATGGCACTGGTAAAATGGTTGCTGGTGGTAACCAATTCTCTCGTGGTTGGGCTGAGTGGTTAACCCCTGAAATGGCAGCCAAAATCAATGCTGTTATCCCAGATTTTCCTGCAACAAATGAAGGTAAAGCATTTGGTTTAAGTGGTTCTCACCAAGTGGGCATGAGCTCATACGGCGCGAAATACGAAAAAGAAATGTTGTTCCAACCAGCTAGTTCTTACTGTGAAGTTTGTCATAGCTTTAAGTTTGACTTCCAGAGCAAAGATGAATACTTAGCTGCACTGGGCGATCCTGAAAAACTACGTGAACATACCATTTCTAAAGGTATTGCCTGTGAAGAGTGTCATGGCGCAGGTGGTCACTTAGACGGTGGTAATGGCGGCGGAATGCCATCTAACTGTGAACGTTGTCACCAACGTTTCAACTATGTTGATGAGTTAGCTGAAGCTGAAGAAGGCGAAGGCAAACTAGAGTATGCATTTAACGTGAAAATGAAGTCTGCATGTCCTTCTTGTGGTACCGAAGGTTCACAAATGTTTGCTTCTAAGCATTACGAAAAAGGCATGCGTTGTGCTACTTGTCATGATCCACATGAAGTAACAAGCAACGATTGGAAGTCTGGTTATACCAAACCGAAAATGAAGAAAGAGTGTACAGACTGTCATGCTGCGCAAGCAGAAATCGCAGCAAACACTAAAACACATAGCGACCAAAGCTGTTCAAGCTGTCATATGCCTAACATGGGTAGCTGTGAAAACTTCACCGCGATGCAGTTCCCTGACCAAGCTGGTTTCGATGCTGTTCGTAAGTCACACATGTGGAAAATCGAAGTAGACCCAACTCAGAAAACACTGAACCCACCAGAAGGTGAGCCACGTGAAGCAACAACGAAAGGTTGGACTGTTGCTAAGAACGCTGATGGAAACAACTACTTAGACTTAATGTGGTCATGTGCTCGTACTGCTATCTCTGACGACAACGTTGTTAACGGTAAAGGTTGTCACAGTCAGTTCCAATCTGAACTTGACCCAAGCCTACACTACGAAGATCAACAAGAGATCTACGGTGAAGTCATGAAGTTCCAGAAACCTATCAAAGAAACCTACGCTCAAGTAGTAGGTGCACTTGAAGCTATCGACCAACTACTAGAAGTGACTAAGTTATCTGTTGAAGATAAATCACAAGTTCTTCTGTTAGCAGATAAAGCACAAGATGCAGTGACCTTACTTGAAAAAGACGGTTCTTGGGGTGTCCATGGTGCGCGTTATACCCATAAACGTATTGATGCAGCATTAACTTACGTGACACAAGCTCAAGCCATTCTTAATGGTAAAAAAATGTAAAGCCCTGATGGCTACTGGCATTTGCTAGTGGCCATTTTTTAATAGCTCGGCATCAGCCGGTGCCGAGATATTTAGAGAGAAGAACATGAAAAAACTACTTAGCAAAATTTTGATTTCAGTATCGTTGTTTGTCGCAGTCCAAGCGCAAGTATTTGCGGGAGCGGGTGGAGACTTAATTCCTGTGCAAATAAATGACATTCAGCTAAATCCGATTTCAATGCGCGAAGCTGAGTCGTTAGTTGGCAATGAAGATGTTTATTTTTTTGATGTAAACACAATGGAATTATGGGCCGAAGGTTATATCCCTGGTGCTGTGTATTTCAATGTGAAGAACTGGAAAGAGTTACTTCCAAAAAATAAGGATGCCGTGATGGTTTTCTACTGTGCAAATACCTTGTGCACCTCAAGTGCGATGGCTGCACGAGAGACTGTAAAACTAGGTTACACAGGTGTTAGGCATATGGCCGATGGAATTTACGGCTGGCGTTTGTCTGGCAGACCAACTGAACAACCATAACGATTTTATTACTGATTTAAAGCCTGAAGATGCGTCGTCTGCAGGTAACCCTTTTTAGAAGAGAGAGTGGCAAATGAAACTATTAAAGAAAACTACCATAGCCGTTGCAACGTGCATGTCATTGGTCTTATCTGCTGGCAGTTTTGCTACAGAGAACTTTGACAATGATGTTGAAAAACAGTCTTACAGCATGGGTGCTTCTATTGGTAACTACCTATCAAGTCAAATTTATAGCCAGTCAGAGTTAGGTGCTCAAATCGAAGTGCAACAAGTCATTAATGGTGTCATTGATGCACTTAAGAATGAGCAAAAAATGTCAGATGAAGAAGTACTGACGTACCTCAATGAACGCAGTGAATTGCTGAATTTATTAAGCACTCAAAAAATGGAAAAAATTGCCCTTGAGAGTAAAAAAGCCAGTGAGGCTTATCTTGCTAAAAACAAGGATAAAGATGGTGTGACTACCACAGATAGTGGGCTTCAATACGAAGTTATTACTATGGGTGAAGGTGTAAAACCTAACGCTGAAGATGTGGTGACCGTGAAATACAAAGGTACCTTAGTGGATGGGACTGTTTTTGATGAAACTACAGATCCTGTTCGTTTTGCATTGCTTACCGCCATTTCTGGCTGGGAAGAAGGTTTGCGTTTAATGCCTGAAGGCTCAACGTTCCGTTTCACTATTCCATCAGATTTAGCTTATGGCGAAGATGGTGCGGGTGAGATCCCAGGTGACACAGCACTTATTTTTGAAGTCGAATTGGTCAAGTCTGAAAAGCCAAGTGAAAACGCTAAAGGCATGGGGCTTAGCGGTATGGGAATGGATGGCATGATGGGTGCTCACTAGTACCTGAAACATTATTCATCATTGAGTGTTATCGCGATGAGTTTATTGATAGCGCTTAAAACAACTTTAAGAAGGAAGAGACACTTATGAATATTCTGGCCTTAGGTATCGCAGTATGCCTGAGTATATTTATCGGACTCTTCTGGATTCATCACTGTACATATAACCGTAATTTGAGCAGTGCAGTGATGAAAACAACCAATACAGTAGCTGAAACTGGTATGGCAATGCGTCCTCTTGAGCCTGATGAATTCAAGAATACGGAGTCTTACCAATATCCATTATGGATGTCAGTCGCTGTATTGATCTTTTCGTTATCTATATATGCCAGTGGAGGACATTTCCAAGGTTGGAATGAAGGTCAAGTAGATGAATCGGTAGATTACTTGATCGCAGCAAAAATTACTAAAGGCCGCGATCAAGTGGTTCAGCAACCACAAAATGAAATGGCATTAATGTCGCTAGCGCAGGCTTACGCAGAAGGAGGCTTATATGCTGACTCTGTGAACACGTTAGCTGAGCTAATTGAATTAGTTGGCGCTGATGCCGAGTTATTAGGCATGCAAGTTACATCAATGTACTACCGCGATGGTCGCAGGTTTTTACCTGAAACCCAGACGGTCATTGATACCGCGTTGAATTTGCAACGTGATGAGCTTAATACCCGAATGATACTGGCAACGGATGCTTACTTAAACGGTAAATATGCAACTGCGATAGATCATTGGCGCATTCTACTAACCAATCAAACACAACCTTTTAATAGACAATCTATTAATAATGCAATTATGAAAGCAGAATTTAAATTGGATGAGTGAGTCGTTAATTCGTCATTTGAATTTGCAGCGAACCAAAAGAAACCAGTCAGCTAATGCTGAACTAGGGAGGATGTTGTGAGTGAAAATATAGAAAGACGGAGGTTTCTAAAAGGCATGGGAGCAGCGTCTTTAATATTGGGCCCTATGGGGTGTACCTCTGTTGAAGATGATAGTAAAAATGCCAACAAACCTCATTACGTCATGGTGTTTGATCAAAATAAATGTGTCGGTTGTGGTGAGTGTAAAGAGGCATGTAATGTCGCGAATAACTTACCTGACGGCAAATCTAAATTGTTGATGGAGCATCAGTCGGGTGGTGTTGAAGGACTAGCTTGTCCGCATTGTGGTAAAGAGAAATGTAACTGCGAACGTAAGTTCGTGCGCGTTTCTTGTCAGCAATGTAAAAACGCCCCATGTGTCAGCGTATGCCCAACGGGTGCGGCACATAAAGATCCAGAAACAGGGATCGTTACCATGGATGCGAGTAAGTGTGCGGGTTGTAAATACTGTATTGGCGCTTGTCCATACAACGCACGTTTTATCAATGAAGAAACTGATGTAGCTGATAACTGTGATTTCTGTTTAAACACTAAGTTAGCAAAAGGTGAGTTACCAGCATGCGTACAACAGTGTAAATATGATGCATTGATCTTTGGCGATGCCAATGATCCAACGTCATACGTTAATAAGTTATTAGCGGTAAAAGACTCTGTTCGCATGAAGCCGCAGTTTGGTACTGAGCCAAGCCTTCGTTACATTCCAGTTGTTAAGTTGGGGGTATAAGATGGACGGTTCAATGGAATTTACCATGGGCTTATCTGAAGGGGTTGCTTGGCCTTGGCCAATTGCTGTTTACCTTTTCTTAGCCGGTATTTCGGGTGGTTCTTTAGTGGTGGCGTTAGCTATTCGCTTTTTTAAAGGGCAAACCGCAAATACTCCGCTTTACAAAGCGGCGAGTTTAATCTCATTCGTGACGATTGCTTTGGGGATGTTATGTCTAGTATTAGATTTAACTAATCCATTGTTTTTCTGGCGTATTCTTGTGTTTTACAACTTCACATCAGTGATGTCTGTTGGGGTTATTGCACTGTGTGTGTATATCCCGCTAACCGCTGTACTGTGTTTGTATGCATTTGAAGATGAAATCAAATCGATTCCGGCGTTAAGCATCTTGTTGCCAATCATTAATATGCTAAAACCTGTTCGCAAACCTTGCGAAGTGACAGCATTAATTTTAGCAGCGGCTGTATGTGCTTATACCGGTTTCTTGATATCTGCGTTAATCCGCTTCCCGTTAATTAATACAGCAGTATTACCTGCTTTATTTATTGCATCGGGTGTATCTGCGGGGGCTGCAGCGTCAAAAATGTTGTCAGTATTCTTGTTCAAAGAAGATATGCACAGCAGTGAACTTAAAATCCTTCATGGGGCTGAATGGCCAATCATGATTGCGGAAATTTTGTTTATTTGCATGATTGCTATGTCACTTGCGACAGGTAATGCAGGCGCACAATCAGCGTTTGAAGCATTTACATCTGGCGTGTGGGCAAATCTATTCTGGATTGGTGTTGTAGGTGTTGGGTTCTTAGGCCCTATCTTACTTAACTTCGCCACAGGTAAAACCTTTAGTCATTCAGCTAAAGCTTTTTACTTATCAGGTGTTTGCGCCATTAGCGGCATGATGTGTTTACGTTTGTTTATCCTGTACGCAGGACAAACCTACGCGATTTAATGTTTGCCAGAATCACCCTTAAGCCACATGACTTCCCTTAGTTATTTTTAAGGGTGATTCTTTTTAAAGCTAACGTTTTATTCTGTGTTTTAGTTGGAAGTTGAAATGAAAAAAATACTATCGATATTGTTATTCGCGCCATTGTTATTTGCTTGTAGTCCTGAAAATGTAGTGGCCGAGATTGATAGTCACGCCCATGGTATACATGAACATGATCGCTGTCATATGTGTGGCATGATGATCACTAAATATCCAGGTCCTAAAGGTCAATTACAGTTAGGAAATTTAGAGAATAACCCATCTTTTTGCTCAACAAGAGATATGTTTAGTTTCTTGCTTCAGCCAGAAAATACACGCCAAGTTAACCAAGTCTGGGTGCATGATATGGCGGCTACCTCTTGGGAAAACCCTCAAGATGAGCACTTCATTGATGGTAAGACCGCAACCTATGTTTACGGTACCAGTCGTCAAGCTGTTATGGGCCCAGCCGTAGCATCATTTAGCACAGTAGAAGCTGCTGAAAAGTTTGCTAATGAATATGGTGGCGCAGTTTTAGAATTTGATGACATCACCATTGAGTTATTGGGCGAAGGTATGGACCACAACTAAAATATTGAGAATATGGATATACGCTCAAATTATTAGTTTTATCGTCACAGTTTTTTGAAAGTTAGCGTTATAGTTTGTTCGAAAGTGAGAAATGAGATGAAAAAATTTGTTCTTCATTCTTGGCTAATGATGGGCGTTGCCTTAACGCCTTTTGCCTTTGCTGAGCAAATTTATACACATGATGGCACACAGCTTCAGTATCTGATTGATCAGGCCAAGCCCCGCGATACCTTAGTACTCGATAATCTGGTTTATCAGGGCAATGTCGTCATCAATAAACCCCTAACATTAATCGGTCAGACTGATACTGTCATAGATGCTCAAGGCATTGGCAGTGCCATTACAGTTGCCAGCAGTCATGTCAATATTAAACAACTCTCGATTGTCAATTGGGGCGCAGATCAGTATGAATTAAACGCTGGTGTCTTACTTAATGACGGCGTGACTCAAGTGTCTATATTGGATAATAACTTAACAGGTAATGGTTTTGGTGTGAGGGCTGATAACTCTCATCACATTGAAATATCTCAAAACCGCATCCAAGGGAATCCACAAATGTTTGTGCTAGATAGGGGCGATGGCATCTATTTAAAACGCGTGGATCATGCCGTTATCAATGGCAATGTGATTAAAGATGTAAGAGATGGCGTTTATCTAGAGTCAGGTAAACATAGTTTAGTTACCAATAATCAATTTTCTAAGCAGCAATACGGTATTCATTACATGTATACCGAAGATGATGAAGCCTTTAATAATGCAGCCACAAAAGTCGATGGTGGTTACGCATTAATGAACGCTAAGCGGATCAATCTGCATCATAATCAAGTTATTGGTGCAGCGAC
This window of the Shewanella goraebulensis genome carries:
- a CDS encoding nucleoside triphosphate pyrophosphohydrolase family protein, translated to MKLSVLDQATFDHLYRDITQFRSTFDLPIEDATSLDHKADTLHTSLIIEELTELAEADCRVEQADAIIDSVYVLMGRLVHLGASKITDRIEISYLVDLLLCVANNREINFIECWDEVHSSNMSKVCRNEQELAETVAHYAKQGVEIVGSTKGEFIIAKCAKDVEMAGKVVRQGKVLKSVYYRPADLEKLVTN
- a CDS encoding TlpA family protein disulfide reductase; the protein is MNKLLPLTMLLLTGSLHLNTAAAPNDVKVYQTGEPVQKPMVMSRFVELKNARKIKDIDFKDQQQNPVNLEQYQGKLVMVNLWATWCAPCIKEIPAMQDIKVRNQDKDFALVPISIDEDPSNIAPFFAEHGFEDYATWIDPEKNIDYIMPADLIPASFILDGQGNLVGFVRGYIDWTDDGVQPFIDDLIAKYAHK
- a CDS encoding cytochrome c-type biogenesis protein yields the protein MNQLERVFNILTSPVLTLLLAVWLICFALTADANTDNKQFSRAQYSADEKRQLGFEIAQELRCPSSDNRNLFDSETQIANELKGHIFKKLDEGQSKQQIIDFMVARFGERIRYTPSLKLGTLALWVIPFGLILLAAIGGIAWIRKQQATTETTSYENYYE
- a CDS encoding heme lyase CcmF/NrfE family subunit is translated as MIPEIGHLLLIIATGLSLLLAIIPMMGIYKRNDYLVSYSRPISNMMLSAFMGAIICLGISFLTNDFSVAYVADHSNTQLAPFYKIAAIWGSHEGSMLFWVSAIALWTVVIANTANKEDHQFFIRTVSVLAAIIFGFSLFIIFTSNPFMRLLPNFPIEGRDLNPILQNIGLIIHPPLLFLGYVGLTVCFAAAVAVLMGKQFSKQHARYLRPWAILAWVFLTGGNAFGSWWAYNELGWGGWWFWDPVENASFIPWLVATALVHSVIMSERLSQCKKLTLFLAILAFSLSLLGTFIVRSGVVQSVHAFAADPTRGMSILLLLLVFSGSALALFAARSHHIKTTDKFALLSRNSLILMGNLLLVVAALSVLLGSYYPIIYRVITGVTISVGAPYFNSIFVPILVILSLLMGLAPLLRWQLDKTSNLKVPALLFVISVVLAAIINQSFEQANAWFFIGLMSVTWLVLTLIIAMIQHQLHASSLIQTRRFYAMCVAHLGVAVAIFAGTVVSNLEQEEVLSMGPNQGRELAGYTFVFEQTQQVSTNSYDALQANIRITDDEENIVGYAYPQRQTFKTNGMQMSAAGVYSTIGKDLYVSMGNQLNETEYLIRISYKPMVSWLWIGALLMMLAGCGVVLGCREQSVQQSTTSHVNSHSSKKLREATS
- a CDS encoding multiheme c-type cytochrome, which codes for MKQAKYKIAALSVLVCLGIVGNANAAGKYDSVPAMGKTAQKVIANSNGDEESKGVKTLQDYIVQEKELFDYLFQNHPLFKYHEEGNLVGDYHISDRGEEYLDTGNSQKYSKRVGRPSAVQYRLGAKSILDYPNKFVGPEKCGECHAVQYEAWSRSRHAKTIRFPGEHEEVDNDLNKTMYNTKDTSILADGITPDAIYATVGTPRTKYGFIDAWMVRGTYHIRDGLLKDGTGKMVAGGNQFSRGWAEWLTPEMAAKINAVIPDFPATNEGKAFGLSGSHQVGMSSYGAKYEKEMLFQPASSYCEVCHSFKFDFQSKDEYLAALGDPEKLREHTISKGIACEECHGAGGHLDGGNGGGMPSNCERCHQRFNYVDELAEAEEGEGKLEYAFNVKMKSACPSCGTEGSQMFASKHYEKGMRCATCHDPHEVTSNDWKSGYTKPKMKKECTDCHAAQAEIAANTKTHSDQSCSSCHMPNMGSCENFTAMQFPDQAGFDAVRKSHMWKIEVDPTQKTLNPPEGEPREATTKGWTVAKNADGNNYLDLMWSCARTAISDDNVVNGKGCHSQFQSELDPSLHYEDQQEIYGEVMKFQKPIKETYAQVVGALEAIDQLLEVTKLSVEDKSQVLLLADKAQDAVTLLEKDGSWGVHGARYTHKRIDAALTYVTQAQAILNGKKM
- a CDS encoding rhodanese-like domain-containing protein, which codes for MKKLLSKILISVSLFVAVQAQVFAGAGGDLIPVQINDIQLNPISMREAESLVGNEDVYFFDVNTMELWAEGYIPGAVYFNVKNWKELLPKNKDAVMVFYCANTLCTSSAMAARETVKLGYTGVRHMADGIYGWRLSGRPTEQP
- a CDS encoding FKBP-type peptidyl-prolyl cis-trans isomerase, whose amino-acid sequence is MKLLKKTTIAVATCMSLVLSAGSFATENFDNDVEKQSYSMGASIGNYLSSQIYSQSELGAQIEVQQVINGVIDALKNEQKMSDEEVLTYLNERSELLNLLSTQKMEKIALESKKASEAYLAKNKDKDGVTTTDSGLQYEVITMGEGVKPNAEDVVTVKYKGTLVDGTVFDETTDPVRFALLTAISGWEEGLRLMPEGSTFRFTIPSDLAYGEDGAGEIPGDTALIFEVELVKSEKPSENAKGMGLSGMGMDGMMGAH
- a CDS encoding nitrite reductase, coding for MNILALGIAVCLSIFIGLFWIHHCTYNRNLSSAVMKTTNTVAETGMAMRPLEPDEFKNTESYQYPLWMSVAVLIFSLSIYASGGHFQGWNEGQVDESVDYLIAAKITKGRDQVVQQPQNEMALMSLAQAYAEGGLYADSVNTLAELIELVGADAELLGMQVTSMYYRDGRRFLPETQTVIDTALNLQRDELNTRMILATDAYLNGKYATAIDHWRILLTNQTQPFNRQSINNAIMKAEFKLDE